The genomic interval GAGGGTGAGGGGGAAGTCCCATACCAGGCGAATGGGCAGGCTGGGGAACCCGCCCCCCGTGCCGATGTCGATGACTGCCTCCTCTTCCCCAGCTGGCAGGAGTCCCATGTCCAGAAGACGCCGGCCCAGGGCCAACGACTCCAGGAAGTGGCGCCTCTGCACCCCTTGGAGGTCGGTGACAGACGTCAGGTCGGCGTAGGGGGCGTGTCTTGCCAGCTCCAGGTAGTAGAGCTGGAAGGCCCACAACTGCTCCTGCCCGAGGGATATGCCTAGGGCCTGCGCCCCCTGGCGCAGGGTCTCCATGGAGACGTTGACCGATGGAGCCATCTGCTCCTAAGATCCCATTTTGCCATGGAGCAGCTGATTATCTCTCAGGCGGTGGAGCGTTACCTCTCGACCGTTGAGCGCCCCGAGGAGGTGCGAGGGGCTCTTTCTGCCTTCGCCCGATGGTACGGCAGCGACCGGTTGGTGGGGGAGCTTCGGGGCCCGGACATCGCCCGCTACGTGGAGGAGTTGGGGATGGGAGAGGATGCCCAGCGACGGGCCCAGGCCTTGCGCGATTTCCTCACCTTTCTGCGACGGGAGGGCCTCATCTCCCACAATCTGGCCCAACACGTGCGTCTGCGGCGTGCCCCTCAAGGCGGGGGCATGCCGGCCCAAGAGCTACCCCCTATAGAGCTGACCCCTGAGGGCTACGCTGCCCTTCGGGCAGAGCTGGAGGCCCTGAAGGCTCAGCGTCCCCTCATCGCTGAAGAGATCAGGCGAGCAGCCCTGGACAAGGACTTCCGCGAGAACGCCCCCTTGCAGGCGGCCAGGGAGAGGCAGTCCCATGTGGAGACCCGCATCCGGGAGCTGGAGTCCCTGCTGCGGCGGGCGGTGGTGGTGGAGGCCAAGGAGAGGACGCGCGTAACGCTGGGGTCCACAGTGCAAGTACGGAACCTGGACGACGGCCGCATCCTGCGCTATACCATCGTGGGGCCTGGAGAGGCAGACCCGAAGGCAGGGCGCATCTCCCACTCCTCCCCCATTGGCCGTGCCCTGCTGGACCGGGCCCCAGGGGAGGAAGTGGAAGTGGAGGTGCCGGCCGGGCGCCTCCGCCTGCGGGTGGAGCAGGTTGAATAGGGCGGCCCTAGCCCCTCTCCTCCAAGGGGATGTACTCCAAGTCCATGGGCCCTGTGTAGTGCAGGAGGGGGCGGATGAGGATGTTGTTGCGCATCTGCTCCAGCACTTGGGCGCACCACCCTGGCATGCGGCCGATGGCAAACATGGGTACGAACAGGTCCTCGGGTATGCCCAGCAGGTAGTACACGGCCCCGGCGTAGAAGTCCACGTTCAAGGATATGCCCCTGGCCCGCAGGGGGGAGGTGACCTCAGCTATACGCTCTAGGATGCGGTACCACTTGGGCTGGCCCATCTTCTCCCCCAGGACACGGGCCCTCTCCCGCATATGGCGGGCGCGGGGGTCCTCCACCTTGTAGACGCGGTGCCCCATGCCCATAATGCGCCGCCCCTCCGCTAGGGCGTGTTGCACATACTCCTCCACCCTCTCGGGCTCTCCGATCTCCTGAACCATGCGCATGACAGCCTCCGCCGCTCCCCCGTGCATGGGCCCCTTAAGGGTCCCGATGGCGCTGACGATGGCGGCGTGCAGGTCGGCCCCGGTGGAGACGGTGACGCGGGCAGCGAAGGCGGAGGCATTGGTGCCGTGCTCAGCGTGGAGGATGAAGTCCACATCCAGGGCCTTGGCCGCCTCCTCGTTGGGCGCACGTCCGTGCAGCATGTAGAGGAAATTGGCGGCATGGTTCAGCTCGGGGTTGGGGGCCACCGGCGTCTGCCCTGTGCGGATGCGGTGGTGGGCAGCGACGATGGTGGGCACCTGGGCCGTTAGGCGAATGGCTTTGCGCAGGGTGGCCTCCTCTGAGTTGTCCTCGGTGTCCGGGTCGAAGGCGGCCAGCGCGGATACGGCCGTGCGCAGCACGTCCATGGGGTGGGCACGCTGGACCAAGCGGATGACGTCTATCACCTCAGGGGGTAGAGCCCGGCTCGAGCGCAGGGCCTCGTCCAGGGCAGCCAGCTCCTGGCGCCGAGGGAGTCGACCGTACAGCAGGAGGTAGATCACCTCCTCAAAGGTGGAGCGCTCGGCCAGATCGTGGATGTTGTAGCCACGGTAAAGAAGCTTGCCCGCTTCACCATCGATGAAGCTGGTCTCAGTTGTGTCCAAGACGACCCCTTTAAGGCCGCGGGCGAGCTCGGGGGTGCTGGCAGGCAGGCTCATCCTTGGGACACCTCCTTAGGGTTGTGACCACACCATAGCCTTAGCTTATGGCCGCCATAATTATATGCCCGGCGCCAAGGGAGGGCAAGCATCCCTTGGCCTTGACATGGCCAAGGCCCCAGCTTTAGCCTAGTTTAATGCGAGGTGTACCTTGGAAGACGGTGGAGCTTCTCTCCCTTTTCCAACTGAGCTGCAGGCTCCGGGCCGCCCTCGTTGGCTCCCCCTTGCGCTAGACGTTCGGCACCTGTTGATGGCCACCACCGCCGCCGTATATGCCCTGGTGGTTCTGGGAGGGGTGGTGAGGGCCACGGGAGCCAGCCTCGCCTGCCCCGATTGGCCTCTGTGCGGGGACAGCATCCTTCCTCCTCTGGAGAGGCTAGTCCTCATCGAGTATGCCCATAGGGTTTTGGCCGCCCTGGTGGGGGTGTTGGTGTTGGCTTCGGCGGCGGTGGCCTTGCGGCGGCACCGGCATCGGCGGGCGCTGGTGGTGGGAGCAGTGGCGGCCGTGCCATTGGTGATGGCCCAGGCCCTCATCGGCCGGGAGGCGGTGGAGCAGGAGATGCCCGCCCCCTTGCGGGCGGCCCACCTGGCCATGGCCCTCCTCACCTTGGCCTCCCTCATTATGGCCACAGTGGATGCCTGGCATATGTACCGTCCCAGGTGGGCGTGGGGTCCGGCGCTGGCCGCTCTGGGGGTCCTGGCGCTGAACCTGATGGGGTCCTTCGTAGCCAATTTGGGGGCGGGCCTCGCCTACGGCGATTGGCCCCTCTTCGCTGGTAAGTTGGTGCCCTCCTCCCATCATTTGGGGCAGCTGCACTACGCCCACAGGCTTTTTGCTGCGGCCATGGGAGTTGGGCTTGTGGCCCTCGTGTGGCAGGCGCGGCGCCATGGGCGGTGGGCAATAGGCCTTGGCATATTGGCCCTGCTTTTGTATTTGGCGCAGGTGATGGTGGGGGCGGCCAACGTATGGCTGCGGCTGGCTACGCCTGCGCGCGTGGCCCATCTGGCCTTGGCGGCGGCGGTTTGGGGGGTCTTGGTGGTCATGGCCCTTGGGACCCCGTCGCCTGTAGTTAAGGAGGGGGGTGGGGCCCGTGCAAGGCGCCTTATCGCGAACCGTTAGCCTTTGGCAGATCGTTGGCGCGTACATCGCCCTCACTAAGCCCCGCATCGTCCTCTTGCTGTTGGTCACCGCTATGCCCGCCATGGCCCTGGCTGCCGGGGGATGGCCCGAGGGCGGCCTTATGGCCTCTGTCCTCCTGGGTGGAGCCCTGGCCGCTGGTGGTGCCAATGCCCTCAATTGCTACCTGGAGAGGGATGTGGACCAGGTGATGGAGCGGACGCAGCGACGCCCCATCCCTGCGGGGCAGGTGCGCCCGGGCCATGCTCTAGCTCTGGGGCTGGCCTTAGGGGCCCTGGGGGTGGGAGTGGTGCAGGTGGGAGCAGGGACTTTGCCTGCCGCTCTTGTGCTGGCCTCTTACCTCTTCTATGTGGTGGTCTATACCCTCGGGCTCAAGCGCGCCACCCCCCTGAACATCGTTATCGGGGGGGCGGCAGGGGCTATGCCCCCCCTCATCGGCTGGACGGCAGTGAGGGGTGAGATGGGCTGGCCAGGGGCCCTTATGTTTGGCATCGTCTTCCTATGGACGCCCGTTCACTTCTGGGCGTTATCCCTTCATTATGCGGCCGATTACCGGCGGGCGGGGGTGCCCATGTTGCCCGTGGTCTCGGGGGAGGAGAAGACGCGCCTGTGGATCGCCCTCCATGCCCTGGCCACGGCCCTGGTTTCCCTGGCCTTGCCTTTGGTGGCAGATGTGGGCAAGGCCTATGTGGCAGCCGCCGTAGCCCTGGGAGGGGGGCTTGTGGGGCTCGCCCTCCTCCTATGGCGACGCCCCCATTCCCTATCTCCCCTCACCCTCTTCCATTACTCCAACTTGTATCTCCTGTGCCTCTTCGTGGCCATAGGGGTGGACGCCCTGGCTTTGTGACGGCCGGCACGCATTGACAACAGCCTGGTCATTGTGCCAGATTAGAATTGGAGCAAATTTGAGGCTGGACGCCTTGAGGATAGGCAAAAAGGTTGCCTTCTATCTAGCTATCCTCCTCCCCATATTAGTGCTCGGTATGGCAGGGTGTGGGGTGGAGGCCCCCCAGAACACCTTCTCCCCGGCGGGTGAGGTAGCGGAAAAGCAACGCACCATCTTCTACATGGCCATGTGGCCGGCGGTGGCCATCCTG from Dehalococcoidia bacterium carries:
- a CDS encoding COX15/CtaA family protein, producing the protein MATTAAVYALVVLGGVVRATGASLACPDWPLCGDSILPPLERLVLIEYAHRVLAALVGVLVLASAAVALRRHRHRRALVVGAVAAVPLVMAQALIGREAVEQEMPAPLRAAHLAMALLTLASLIMATVDAWHMYRPRWAWGPALAALGVLALNLMGSFVANLGAGLAYGDWPLFAGKLVPSSHHLGQLHYAHRLFAAAMGVGLVALVWQARRHGRWAIGLGILALLLYLAQVMVGAANVWLRLATPARVAHLALAAAVWGVLVVMALGTPSPVVKEGGGARARRLIANR
- the greA gene encoding transcription elongation factor GreA, whose protein sequence is MEQLIISQAVERYLSTVERPEEVRGALSAFARWYGSDRLVGELRGPDIARYVEELGMGEDAQRRAQALRDFLTFLRREGLISHNLAQHVRLRRAPQGGGMPAQELPPIELTPEGYAALRAELEALKAQRPLIAEEIRRAALDKDFRENAPLQAARERQSHVETRIRELESLLRRAVVVEAKERTRVTLGSTVQVRNLDDGRILRYTIVGPGEADPKAGRISHSSPIGRALLDRAPGEEVEVEVPAGRLRLRVEQVE
- a CDS encoding heme o synthase, with the translated sequence MGPVQGALSRTVSLWQIVGAYIALTKPRIVLLLLVTAMPAMALAAGGWPEGGLMASVLLGGALAAGGANALNCYLERDVDQVMERTQRRPIPAGQVRPGHALALGLALGALGVGVVQVGAGTLPAALVLASYLFYVVVYTLGLKRATPLNIVIGGAAGAMPPLIGWTAVRGEMGWPGALMFGIVFLWTPVHFWALSLHYAADYRRAGVPMLPVVSGEEKTRLWIALHALATALVSLALPLVADVGKAYVAAAVALGGGLVGLALLLWRRPHSLSPLTLFHYSNLYLLCLFVAIGVDALAL
- a CDS encoding citrate synthase, which gives rise to MSLPASTPELARGLKGVVLDTTETSFIDGEAGKLLYRGYNIHDLAERSTFEEVIYLLLYGRLPRRQELAALDEALRSSRALPPEVIDVIRLVQRAHPMDVLRTAVSALAAFDPDTEDNSEEATLRKAIRLTAQVPTIVAAHHRIRTGQTPVAPNPELNHAANFLYMLHGRAPNEEAAKALDVDFILHAEHGTNASAFAARVTVSTGADLHAAIVSAIGTLKGPMHGGAAEAVMRMVQEIGEPERVEEYVQHALAEGRRIMGMGHRVYKVEDPRARHMRERARVLGEKMGQPKWYRILERIAEVTSPLRARGISLNVDFYAGAVYYLLGIPEDLFVPMFAIGRMPGWCAQVLEQMRNNILIRPLLHYTGPMDLEYIPLEERG